One genomic segment of Lolium rigidum isolate FL_2022 unplaced genomic scaffold, APGP_CSIRO_Lrig_0.1 contig_39058_1, whole genome shotgun sequence includes these proteins:
- the LOC124681304 gene encoding galactose mutarotase-like has translation MARAPVFLALLCLTAFALAGGADARKMVGVYELKKGDFCVKISNWGATIMSIVTPDSKGNLADVVLGFDTLGEYVNDTSYFGPLTGRVAQRMARGRFVLDGKVYHTYLNDGKNAIHGGHRGFSKVIWTVKEYVGGGDSPYITLYYRSFDGEQGFPGDLDVYATYELSSPYVLSIRTNATALNKATPVNFLQHVYWNLGGQGSGDILGHTLQLSASRYTPMDEELLPSSGRVDPVAGTNYDFLTPTPIGARIRKVKGGNVFGYDINFVIDGEGMRKVASVRDGKSGRGLELSANQPAMQLYTGNFLNNTKGKDGNVYNQYAGFCLETQAYPDAVNHPEFPSITVRPGQVYKHDMVYKFSF, from the exons ATGGCGAGAGCTCCGGTGTTTCTCGCGCTCTTGTGCCTCACGGCCTTTGCGCTGGCCGGCGGTGCCGATGCGAGGAAGATGGTCGGCGTGTACGAGCTCAAGAAAGGGGATTTCTGCGTGAAGATCAGCAACTGGGGCGCCACTATCATGTCGATCGTCACTCCCGATTCCAAAG GGAATTTGGCTGATGTTGTGCTTGGTTTTGACACCCTCGGTGAATATGTT AACGATACTTCTTACTTCGGCCCGCTGACGGGGCGCGTGGCCCAGAGAATGGCCAGGGGCCGGTTCGTCCTCGACGGCAAAGTATACCATACTTACCTCAACGACGGCAAGAACGCAATTCACG GTGGTCACAGGGGGTTTAGCAAGGTTATATGGACGGTGAAGGAGTACGTTGGAGGCGGTGACTCCCCATACATCACGCTCTACTACCGCAGCTTCGACGGAGAGCAGG GATTCCCTGGAGACTTGGACGTGTACGCGACGTACGAGCTTTCGAGCCCCTACGTGCTGAGCATTCGCACCAACGCTACGGCGCTGAACAAGGCGACGCCGGTGAACTTCCTGCAGCACGTGTACTGGAACCTGGGCGGACAGGGCAGCGGCGACATCCTGGGCCACACCCTCCAGCTTTCGGCGTCCCGGTACACCCCGATGGACGAGGAGCTCCTCCCGTCGTCCGGCCGCGTGGACCCGGTCGCCGGCACCAACTACGACTTCCTGACGCCGACGCCCATCGGAGCACGCATCCGTAAGGTCAAGGGCGGCAATGTCTTCGGGTACGACATCAACTTCGTGATCGACGGGGAAGGCATGCGGAAGGTGGCGTCGGTGAGGGACGGCAAGTCCGGCCGCGGGTTGGAGCTTTCGGCCAACCAGCCGGCAATGCAGCTCTACACCGGCAACTTCCTGAACAACACCAAGGGGAAGGACGGCAACGTGTACAACCAGTACGCCGGGTTTTGTCTGGAGACGCAGGCCTACCCCGACGCCGTGAACCACCCTGAATTCCCGTCGATCACGGTGAGACCCGGCCAGGTGTACAAGCACGACATGGTCTACAAGTTCTCCTTCTAG